One Verrucomicrobiota bacterium genomic window, CCCTCCGCGACAGGCTTCGCACAGCGCTCGCAGGCTCGCCCATCCGCGCCGACCGAATCGAGTTCACTTTGTTCGCCTCGACAGACGAACGGCGTTACGGACTGGCCGTTCTCGTTCCATTGCTCTCCACCCCGTGTTTCCACGACGCAGTTATGGTTCAATACCGCACGATTCTTCACCGCACAGAAGCGGACTTTCACCGCTTCGACCAATCGCCATCTCAGGCGCACGAGCGCGGGCAGCCTGTCCGCGAGTTCCTGACGATGGCTCGAAGCGCGAGGACAAGTTGTCCGCGCTCCTTTGGCTACCCTTCGATCCGCGAAGATCGCCTACTGCGGCGCCGGCGCCGTTGGCGGCGGCTTCGGCGCGTGCCGGACGGAGTAATTCGTAATGCCGAGTTCGATCAATTGCTGATAGTTCGTCAGGACGAACCCTTGCTGCTCCAGCAATCCTTTGATGTTGAGGGGCTCTTTTCGCTGCAGCTTCGACCAGTCGATATCGGGAAGGATTTTCGTCAGGAACTTCGGATCGACGTAGAGTTCATCGCCTTCCTGCGGAATGTTTGGGTCGTTGACATTGGTCGCCCCGCCGGATTGGAGCGCGCCGCGGGCCTGGGCCAATGCGGCGGCGGCTTGCTGGGCTTGTTGCGCCTGAAGCGCGGCCTGCTGGCTTTGACGCCGCGCTTTGCTCAGTTCGGCGATTTCATTTTTGATGCGGTCGTTGTCCTTGCGCAGCTTTTCGATTTCGTCGGCCTGGCCGCGCAGTTGGGGAAGCTCGGCATTCTCCTTCCGCAGCCTCGGGAGTTCCTTGTTTTCGGTGCGAAAGCGTTGAACTTCTTTGTTTTCATCACGCAGTTTCGCCAGTTCCTGGGATTGCTGCGCGCGCTGTTGCGAAACGTTTCCGTCACTGCACCCCCCCAGCCAGAGCGCAGACCCGAAGGACAAGACCAGGCTCGCTCGTTTCATTCGCTCAAAATTAGTGTTTCGAAATGCTTTCATATCGTTGGACTCAATCCGACTTCCTCTCGAGTTCCGCCAGTTTTTTGGACGCCAGGCTGTGGCCATTCTTCGCTGCTGCCGCAAGCCATTTCCTGGCCAGCTTCAGATCTTTATCCACGCCGTCCCCTTTCTGATAGCGAACCCCCAGGTCATATTGCGCGTGGGCGGCGCCGGCTTGCGCGCGCTGCTTTTGAAAAGCGAGTGTGTTGCGCGCCACTTCTTCCTTTGACGCGACCGGCGGCCCGGAAGGCG contains:
- a CDS encoding SEL1-like repeat protein codes for the protein MRSYCAMSFLLGSALVLPCAAQGIRAVTRPTLMSPAPGIFFQAPFAPGGAPAPPAVPQPVWSVPSAAAPSGPPVASKEEVARNTLAFQKQRAQAGAAHAQYDLGVRYQKGDGVDKDLKLARKWLAAAAKNGHSLASKKLAELERKSD